From Patescibacteria group bacterium, a single genomic window includes:
- a CDS encoding transglycosylase domain-containing protein, whose product MEKKWKTTKIKKKAQARTHHQPKKSWQKKSKSRFSSRRIKQAKPGLFKKIIILGIVLFFIGSSLIVATISWLNYTLPSPEKLLERDLAQTTKIYDRTGKVILYEIFAEQRRTMVNLTEIPKNLIQATLVAEDKDFFTHPGFDLKAILRAIIVDIIQGGKVQGGSTLTQQFIKNAFLTTQKTYKRKITEILLAYQIEKKFSKQEILQMYFNEIPYGSNAYGAEAASQIYFSKTVRDITLDEAALLASLPKAPTHYSPHGNYQDELINRRNYILNAMKELGYITKQQQVSAKKINTLEKISPKHANIIAPHFVMYIKDKLTEKYGAKQIEQGGLKIITTIDIAKQTIAEQAIAKYAEINQKKYNASNAALICLDVQTGEILAMVGSKNFFDKEIDGQVNVTISNRQPGSSFKPIVYAAAFSKGYTPETILFDVETNFGPAGPDKIDYIPKNYNEEYFGPVSIRKALAGSLNVPGVKTIYLTGMDSVLTLAQKMGYTTLDDRKRYGLSLVLGGGEVKLLEHVSALAVFANHGKKATIISILKIEDNNKNILEEKKDANLSSEKIISPNTANLITSILSDNDSRSFVFGEKNSLTLPDRPVAAKT is encoded by the coding sequence ATGGAAAAGAAATGGAAGACAACCAAAATTAAAAAGAAAGCCCAAGCCAGAACACATCATCAGCCTAAAAAATCTTGGCAAAAAAAATCAAAATCAAGATTTTCTAGCCGCCGAATAAAACAAGCAAAGCCCGGTTTATTTAAAAAAATAATAATTCTAGGAATTGTTTTGTTTTTTATTGGCAGCTCATTAATTGTCGCAACAATAAGTTGGCTAAATTATACTCTCCCATCTCCTGAAAAACTTTTAGAAAGAGACCTTGCTCAAACAACAAAAATATACGACCGTACAGGAAAGGTTATTCTTTATGAAATCTTTGCAGAACAAAGAAGAACAATGGTTAACCTGACTGAAATACCAAAAAATTTAATTCAGGCTACTTTGGTTGCCGAAGATAAGGATTTTTTTACTCATCCTGGATTTGATTTAAAGGCAATTCTAAGAGCAATTATTGTTGACATTATTCAGGGAGGAAAAGTGCAAGGAGGGTCAACTCTTACACAACAATTTATAAAAAATGCTTTTTTAACAACCCAAAAAACATATAAAAGAAAAATAACTGAAATTTTACTAGCATATCAAATAGAAAAAAAGTTTTCTAAGCAAGAAATTCTTCAAATGTATTTTAATGAAATTCCCTATGGCTCAAATGCCTATGGAGCAGAAGCAGCTAGTCAAATTTATTTTTCAAAAACAGTTAGAGACATTACTCTTGATGAAGCGGCCTTGTTGGCATCGCTACCAAAAGCACCCACTCATTACTCTCCTCACGGAAATTATCAAGATGAACTAATAAATAGAAGGAATTACATTCTAAATGCAATGAAAGAATTAGGATACATTACCAAGCAACAACAAGTTAGCGCCAAGAAAATCAATACACTTGAAAAAATATCACCAAAGCACGCCAACATTATAGCTCCTCATTTTGTAATGTATATTAAAGATAAACTTACTGAAAAATATGGAGCCAAACAGATAGAACAAGGTGGTTTAAAAATAATAACAACCATAGATATTGCCAAACAAACAATTGCCGAACAAGCAATTGCTAAATACGCTGAAATTAACCAAAAAAAATATAATGCCAGTAATGCTGCCTTGATTTGTCTTGATGTTCAAACAGGAGAAATACTAGCCATGGTTGGCTCTAAAAATTTTTTTGACAAAGAAATTGACGGACAAGTTAATGTAACAATCAGCAATCGTCAACCAGGTTCATCTTTTAAACCAATTGTCTATGCTGCTGCGTTTAGCAAGGGATATACCCCTGAAACAATCCTGTTTGATGTTGAAACTAATTTTGGTCCAGCAGGGCCAGACAAAATAGATTATATTCCAAAAAATTATAATGAAGAATATTTTGGACCTGTTAGCATTAGAAAAGCACTGGCTGGCTCATTGAATGTGCCTGGCGTAAAAACTATTTATTTAACTGGCATGGACAGTGTTTTAACTCTTGCTCAAAAAATGGGCTATACAACTCTTGATGACAGAAAAAGATATGGCCTGTCACTAGTTCTGGGAGGAGGCGAAGTTAAATTATTAGAACACGTGTCTGCTTTGGCAGTCTTTGCTAATCATGGGAAAAAAGCCACGATTATTTCTATTTTAAAAATAGAAGATAATAATAAAAATATATTGGAAGAAAAGAAAGATGCCAATCTTTCAAGCGAAAAAATTATTTCTCCTAATACAGCCAATTTAATAACCAGCATTTTGTCTGATAATGATTCCAGGTCTTTTGTGTTTGGAGAAAAAAATTCACTCACATTACCAGACAGACCAGTAGCCGCTAAAACAG
- a CDS encoding extracellular solute-binding protein, which translates to MFLKKNKPKGTIILLILIFLLVSGIGCKGAPKELQEKIKPINLVYWRVDDGQDSFSYIINEFKKLYPHISITYKLIRAEEYEQALLEAWAEDRGPDIFSIPNTWLGKYKTKISLLSMNTDFSMAKTIIVGSIKKEKKIIEQKIKTPTLRGLRETFVEVVPKDIVVDNNKIYGLPLSLDILTMYYNRNFLNNKGIVNPPKNWDEFVSQTKAITLQDRYGNFVQSGAAIGTSKNIKYMPDIISLLMMQSGTNMSNDNRALFDKESMDDSDYYPGQEALQFYVNFASPSNGSYTWNKDMPSDLDAFVAGKTGFIFGYSDYLSAIKKQAPKLNFDMAKVPQISGTLKEVNYARYWLETVSKKSEHTEEAWAFVLHASKDANAKTFLERTKKPTAHRALIEWQMEDFDLQPFVKGVLTAQTWYKGKNYLLVKEAFEEMVDNVLYNGETIKKAIEYAVKRINLTY; encoded by the coding sequence ATGTTTTTAAAGAAAAATAAACCCAAGGGAACAATTATTTTATTGATTTTAATATTTTTATTGGTTTCAGGAATAGGGTGCAAGGGAGCACCAAAAGAATTACAAGAGAAAATTAAACCAATTAATTTAGTTTATTGGAGAGTTGATGATGGACAAGACTCTTTTTCTTATATTATAAATGAATTTAAAAAATTATATCCTCATATTTCAATTACTTATAAGCTTATTAGAGCGGAAGAATATGAACAAGCATTGTTAGAGGCCTGGGCAGAAGATAGGGGTCCGGACATTTTTTCAATACCAAACACTTGGTTGGGAAAATATAAAACAAAAATCTCATTATTGTCAATGAACACAGATTTTTCAATGGCTAAAACAATAATTGTTGGCTCAATTAAAAAAGAAAAGAAAATAATAGAGCAAAAAATAAAAACACCAACCTTAAGGGGATTAAGAGAAACATTTGTCGAAGTAGTTCCAAAAGATATTGTGGTTGATAATAACAAGATTTATGGCCTGCCTCTTTCTTTGGATATTTTAACAATGTATTATAATCGTAATTTTTTAAATAATAAAGGCATTGTCAATCCGCCCAAAAATTGGGACGAGTTTGTATCTCAAACAAAAGCAATTACTCTACAAGATCGTTATGGTAATTTTGTTCAATCAGGAGCGGCTATTGGCACGTCAAAAAATATAAAATACATGCCTGATATTATCTCTTTACTAATGATGCAAAGTGGGACAAACATGTCAAATGACAACAGAGCTTTGTTTGATAAAGAATCAATGGATGATTCTGATTATTATCCAGGCCAAGAAGCATTACAGTTTTATGTTAATTTTGCTAGTCCATCAAACGGAAGCTATACTTGGAACAAGGACATGCCCAGTGATTTAGATGCTTTTGTGGCTGGCAAAACAGGCTTTATTTTTGGTTATTCAGATTATCTTTCGGCAATAAAAAAACAGGCCCCTAAATTAAATTTTGATATGGCAAAAGTTCCACAAATATCAGGTACATTAAAAGAGGTTAATTATGCTCGTTATTGGTTGGAGACGGTTTCAAAAAAATCAGAGCACACAGAAGAGGCATGGGCCTTTGTGCTTCATGCATCAAAGGATGCTAATGCAAAAACATTTTTAGAAAGAACTAAAAAACCAACTGCTCACAGAGCATTGATTGAATGGCAAATGGAGGATTTTGATTTACAACCTTTTGTAAAAGGCGTTTTAACTGCTCAAACTTGGTATAAGGGGAAGAATTATCTTTTGGTTAAGGAAGCATTTGAAGAAATGGTTGACAATGTATTATATAATGGAGAGACAATAAAAAAAGCAATTGAGTATGCTGTTAAAAGAATTAATTTAACATATTAG
- a CDS encoding sulfatase-like hydrolase/transferase yields MEIKQTKIELFLFTFCYVSNFFVLIILSLYSSQPAIELFKFIQIIAFIIVCLFFLKKINKLIAFIFSNIIYFFYLILITFLILTQTKLSFSFLSRNIQDINSILFYYTWLIILLLIISIINSKAFYNFQKKINKQKIYLILCLIIVIPWWLPSKYNNELFYFINNIYKKDNIINYYEENTRQQLIQTLIQNKANIITQAQNIDTKNLPSYLDNIIILQLESLNSFLINEQNTPNWLAIAKQGILFPKFYSNSVETIFGQEALLCSLPVSFYSNLSTSKEDKKIICLPEIFKHLKYKTFFFKTYNLNFAKTGLFMKNLQFDEVHADDIMKEKDPKYLWGYREDIFFERMFDFFKKNKQPNKNFLFIEIGPTNHWPFLTPSNLKNKVPYKLPKKHQEKLINTTFLQDKYLKIALTKINDVFPNKNYTLFILSDHGWPAEIHKNNVFNKKNSFEENFLSSMIVIFGNHHQTKNKIINTKYSQMDLIPSIMDLFKIDYPANNFSSSFVSEINDKTINNSTMILIQPFSDKYLNLIKENLKHQYNATSQKILLYNLTKDPLEKNPQTIGDNQPTNLKIIKELLN; encoded by the coding sequence GTGGAAATCAAACAAACTAAAATTGAATTATTTCTATTTACTTTCTGTTATGTTAGTAATTTTTTTGTTTTAATAATTTTGTCTTTATATTCATCCCAACCAGCCATAGAATTATTTAAATTCATTCAAATAATAGCTTTTATTATTGTTTGTTTATTTTTTTTAAAAAAAATAAACAAACTAATTGCTTTTATTTTTTCTAATATAATTTATTTTTTTTATTTAATTTTAATAACATTTTTAATATTAACTCAAACAAAACTTAGCTTTTCTTTTTTGAGCAGAAACATCCAAGACATCAACAGTATCTTGTTTTATTATACTTGGTTAATAATATTATTATTGATTATTTCAATAATAAATTCTAAAGCATTTTATAATTTTCAAAAAAAAATAAACAAACAAAAAATATATTTAATTTTATGCTTAATTATTGTTATTCCTTGGTGGCTACCAAGTAAATATAACAATGAATTATTTTATTTTATAAATAACATTTATAAAAAAGATAACATAATAAATTATTATGAAGAAAATACTCGCCAACAATTAATTCAAACTCTTATTCAAAACAAGGCAAACATAATAACACAAGCACAAAATATAGACACCAAAAACCTTCCCAGCTATCTTGATAATATTATTATTCTACAACTAGAAAGCTTAAACAGTTTTTTAATAAACGAGCAGAATACTCCTAATTGGCTTGCTATTGCCAAACAAGGAATATTGTTCCCAAAATTTTATAGTAATAGCGTTGAAACTATTTTTGGCCAAGAAGCACTGCTATGTTCTCTGCCTGTTTCGTTTTACTCAAACCTATCCACGAGCAAAGAAGACAAAAAAATAATATGTCTGCCCGAAATATTCAAGCACTTAAAATATAAAACGTTTTTCTTTAAAACCTACAATCTAAATTTTGCCAAAACAGGACTATTTATGAAAAACCTGCAATTTGATGAAGTTCATGCCGATGATATTATGAAAGAAAAAGACCCCAAATATTTATGGGGGTATCGAGAAGATATTTTTTTTGAAAGAATGTTTGATTTTTTCAAAAAAAATAAACAACCAAATAAAAATTTTCTTTTTATAGAAATAGGGCCAACAAATCATTGGCCATTTTTAACTCCATCTAATTTAAAAAATAAAGTACCATATAAACTTCCAAAAAAACATCAAGAAAAATTAATCAATACAACTTTTTTACAAGATAAATATTTAAAAATTGCTTTAACCAAAATAAATGATGTTTTCCCTAACAAAAACTACACTTTATTTATATTAAGCGACCATGGTTGGCCAGCTGAAATACACAAAAATAATGTTTTTAATAAAAAAAATTCTTTTGAAGAAAACTTCTTGAGTTCCATGATAGTAATCTTTGGCAATCACCATCAAACTAAAAATAAAATAATTAACACAAAATATAGCCAGATGGATTTAATACCAAGTATTATGGACCTCTTTAAGATTGATTATCCAGCTAATAATTTTAGCTCTTCTTTTGTCAGCGAAATAAATGATAAAACCATCAACAATTCAACTATGATTTTAATCCAACCATTTTCTGATAAATATTTAAACCTTATTAAAGAAAATCTAAAACACCAATACAATGCCACTAGTCAAAAAATATTACTTTATAACTTAACTAAAGACCCTTTAGAAAAAAATCCCCAAACAATTGGAGATAATCAACCTACTAACCTAAAAATTATAAAAGAGTTATTAAATTAA
- a CDS encoding bifunctional phosphoglucose/phosphomannose isomerase: protein MTIIDDLKKIKQIDKSNMINDLIKMPATWLDAYNLSKKIKISYKKKNFKNIFICGMGGSGIGGELINNLLKSKIKQTIIINRSFNIPKSVGPNDLIFINSYSGNTAETIACAKQAFKQKTNIFIITHNGYLKELASEKKIDIFKIKPELLPRTALPYLFMPILSVLKKLKIINNLDLNITKELTKLTIFNKSLSIKIPTEKNMAKHLAYCIFDHLPVIISSEEVSALARRMKTQIAENSKMFCFFENAPEIFHNSITSNQPRRMKDEIIFLIWANSIKKESLKKFKKIITKQEIRYEIIPDFSDNLLGNLLCSILLIDWTSFYLSILNQIDPSPVKIIEEFKK, encoded by the coding sequence ATGACAATTATTGACGACTTAAAAAAAATAAAGCAAATAGACAAATCAAATATGATTAATGACTTAATTAAAATGCCTGCAACTTGGCTGGATGCCTATAATTTGTCTAAAAAAATTAAAATATCATATAAAAAGAAAAATTTTAAAAATATTTTTATATGTGGAATGGGCGGTTCTGGGATTGGAGGTGAATTAATAAATAACTTATTAAAATCAAAAATCAAACAAACAATCATAATAAATCGCTCCTTTAATATTCCTAAATCTGTCGGGCCTAATGACTTAATTTTTATCAATAGTTATTCTGGCAACACGGCCGAAACAATAGCCTGTGCAAAACAAGCTTTTAAACAAAAAACAAATATATTTATAATAACTCATAATGGTTATCTTAAAGAATTAGCCAGCGAAAAAAAAATTGATATTTTCAAAATAAAACCCGAATTATTGCCTAGAACAGCTTTGCCTTATTTGTTTATGCCTATTTTATCTGTTCTAAAAAAATTAAAAATAATAAATAATTTAGACCTTAATATAACTAAAGAATTAACTAAACTAACAATTTTTAATAAATCCCTTTCAATAAAAATACCAACTGAAAAAAATATGGCCAAACATCTTGCCTATTGTATTTTTGATCATTTACCTGTAATCATTTCAAGCGAAGAAGTATCTGCCCTAGCTAGAAGAATGAAGACACAAATAGCAGAAAACAGCAAAATGTTTTGTTTTTTTGAAAATGCTCCAGAAATTTTTCATAATTCAATAACTAGTAATCAGCCAAGGAGAATGAAAGATGAAATTATATTTTTAATTTGGGCTAATTCAATTAAAAAAGAATCTTTAAAGAAATTCAAAAAAATAATTACCAAGCAAGAAATAAGATATGAAATAATTCCTGATTTTAGTGATAACCTTTTAGGCAATTTACTATGCTCTATTTTGTTAATTGATTGGACAAGTTTTTATTTATCAATTCTTAACCAAATAGACCCATCTCCAGTAAAAATCATAGAAGAGTTCAAAAAATAA
- a CDS encoding YebC/PmpR family DNA-binding transcriptional regulator has protein sequence MSGHSKWHKIKHAKGASDAKKGVLFTKLGNAITVAAREGGGDTEANFKLRLTIETAKKANVPNKNIERAIKRGTGDTGDKQIEEVIYEAFGPAGVKIIIQALTDNRNRTINSLRTIFKKYKGGMGEPNTVRWMFEQKGVIRVDKDKIKNMDEVELMAIDLDVQDIAKQEDEVIFYTSSGDLEKIKKELEQKAEIGDARIEFVAKDLIKIDKSIQLKIDSLLAEIEDDPDISDCYTNIE, from the coding sequence ATGAGTGGACATTCTAAGTGGCATAAAATAAAACACGCCAAAGGAGCTAGTGATGCAAAAAAAGGTGTATTGTTTACAAAATTAGGCAATGCTATTACTGTGGCAGCCAGAGAAGGAGGTGGGGACACAGAGGCTAACTTTAAGTTAAGGTTAACCATTGAAACAGCTAAAAAAGCAAATGTGCCTAATAAAAATATTGAGAGAGCTATTAAAAGAGGAACAGGAGATACTGGCGATAAACAAATAGAAGAAGTAATTTATGAGGCCTTTGGTCCAGCCGGAGTAAAGATAATAATTCAAGCCCTAACTGACAATAGAAACAGAACTATAAATAGTTTAAGAACAATTTTTAAAAAATACAAAGGAGGCATGGGAGAACCAAATACAGTACGATGGATGTTTGAACAAAAGGGAGTTATTAGAGTTGATAAGGATAAGATAAAAAACATGGACGAGGTTGAATTAATGGCCATTGACTTAGATGTTCAAGACATAGCTAAACAAGAAGATGAAGTTATTTTTTATACTAGTTCTGGGGATTTAGAAAAAATTAAAAAAGAATTAGAACAAAAAGCAGAAATAGGAGATGCTAGAATAGAGTTTGTGGCCAAGGACTTAATTAAAATTGATAAATCAATCCAATTAAAAATTGATTCCCTTTTAGCAGAAATAGAAGATGACCCAGACATAAGTGATTGTTACACTAATATAGAATAA
- the ruvC gene encoding crossover junction endodeoxyribonuclease RuvC, with amino-acid sequence MIILGIDPGIATTGYGLINFSEDNKLALVDYGTIKTPSKKEFPLRLLDIYNELEGIIKKYNPDKIGIENIYFAKNVKTAINVGQARGVLILVSARTKAEILEITPLQVKQGITGYGQASKQQVQKMVKLVLGLDKVPRPDDAADALAIAIVCSQRKTFN; translated from the coding sequence ATGATTATACTTGGAATTGACCCAGGCATAGCCACGACAGGATATGGTCTGATTAATTTTTCCGAAGACAATAAGCTTGCTTTGGTTGATTATGGAACGATCAAGACGCCTTCTAAAAAGGAATTTCCATTAAGATTACTTGATATATATAATGAATTAGAAGGGATAATAAAAAAATACAATCCTGACAAGATAGGAATAGAAAATATATATTTTGCTAAAAATGTTAAAACAGCTATAAATGTTGGGCAAGCAAGAGGGGTGCTTATCTTGGTTTCAGCTAGAACAAAGGCAGAAATTTTAGAGATTACTCCATTACAAGTAAAGCAAGGAATTACGGGATATGGCCAAGCATCTAAACAGCAAGTTCAGAAAATGGTCAAATTGGTTCTTGGTTTGGACAAGGTTCCTAGACCAGATGATGCAGCCGATGCTTTGGCGATTGCAATTGTCTGTTCACAGAGAAAAACGTTCAATTAA
- a CDS encoding glycogen synthase, which produces MEKKLNIIHLSSEISPYSKTGGLADVTRSLPRSLKRLGHNVAVITPYYGFIRRKKWKVINLEQKISVSFAGIIYKFGIKKIICPDKYPVFFICQNKLFESVGSRNVYNYSDKALKYLLFSLASIELIKVLKLNPNIIHCHDWHTGLVPNYLKLKYNKDLLFKNIPVIFTIHNLLYQGPEDWWNTPLNKLDNGQGIPAEDEEEIKHLNFVKRGVIYSDIINTVSMRYAKEILTPEFGCKLEKDLQAREKDLYGIINGVDYNIFNPKFDKNIYVNYGANSLQNKTSNKLYLQKKYKLKVDPSIPLIGMANRLTEQKGFRLIVKILDYLLKSDIQVAIIGSGGSRYKGIFKKQAAKYPKKLLFITPFKEDVGRKVYAASDIYLMPSRFEPCGISQLISLRYGSIPIVHEVGGLMDTIVDYNPETGKGNGFVFNSYTSRDLLFAIARAVENYKHKKEWKKLVRVAMKESYSWKIPAQKYIGLYRRAIKQRHELG; this is translated from the coding sequence ATGGAAAAGAAATTAAATATTATTCATTTATCTTCTGAAATATCTCCGTATTCAAAAACAGGAGGCCTGGCAGATGTTACTAGGTCGTTGCCTAGATCATTAAAGCGACTAGGACATAATGTTGCAGTAATTACGCCATATTACGGCTTTATTAGAAGAAAAAAATGGAAGGTAATTAATTTAGAACAAAAAATATCAGTAAGTTTTGCTGGTATTATTTATAAATTTGGAATTAAAAAAATCATTTGTCCGGACAAATATCCGGTTTTTTTTATTTGTCAGAATAAATTATTTGAATCTGTTGGTAGTCGCAATGTGTATAACTATTCAGATAAAGCTTTAAAGTATTTACTATTTAGTTTAGCTAGCATTGAGTTAATAAAAGTATTAAAATTAAATCCAAACATTATTCATTGTCATGACTGGCACACTGGTTTGGTCCCAAATTATTTAAAATTAAAATATAACAAGGATTTGCTTTTTAAAAATATTCCTGTCATTTTTACAATTCATAATTTACTATATCAAGGACCTGAGGATTGGTGGAATACACCTTTAAATAAATTGGATAATGGCCAAGGAATCCCAGCAGAAGATGAGGAAGAAATAAAACATCTTAATTTTGTAAAAAGGGGAGTTATTTATTCTGACATTATAAATACTGTCAGCATGCGCTATGCTAAAGAAATTTTAACTCCTGAATTTGGTTGTAAGTTGGAGAAAGATTTACAAGCAAGAGAAAAAGATCTTTACGGGATTATAAATGGAGTTGATTACAATATCTTTAATCCTAAGTTTGATAAAAATATTTATGTTAATTATGGAGCTAATTCATTACAAAACAAAACAAGTAATAAATTATATTTGCAAAAAAAATATAAATTAAAAGTTGATCCAAGTATTCCCTTAATTGGCATGGCTAACAGATTAACAGAACAAAAAGGATTTAGGTTAATAGTTAAGATTTTGGATTATTTGTTAAAATCAGATATTCAGGTAGCTATTATTGGAAGCGGAGGAAGCAGATACAAGGGTATTTTTAAAAAACAAGCAGCCAAATATCCCAAAAAATTATTATTTATTACACCCTTTAAAGAAGATGTTGGTAGAAAGGTTTATGCTGCTTCTGATATTTATTTAATGCCATCAAGGTTTGAGCCCTGTGGAATATCTCAGTTAATAAGCTTAAGGTATGGGTCAATTCCAATTGTTCACGAAGTTGGTGGACTAATGGACACCATAGTTGATTATAATCCTGAGACAGGCAAGGGAAATGGTTTTGTTTTTAATTCATATACATCAAGAGATTTATTGTTTGCCATTGCCAGAGCTGTTGAAAATTACAAGCATAAAAAAGAGTGGAAAAAACTTGTTCGCGTTGCAATGAAGGAGTCCTATTCATGGAAAATCCCCGCACAAAAATATATTGGATTATATAGGAGGGCTATAAAACAAAGACATGAATTGGGTTAA
- a CDS encoding UvrB/UvrC motif-containing protein, with the protein MKWSFFLHFYQPYNQQKDILERVVNESYRKILLGLARNPSMKLNLNINAGLTELLAKNGYNDIIEQIKDCAIKGQIEFVGSAKYHPFLPLLPVKEIKRQIDINTKTNKKYFGKVYNPVGFFSPEMAYNTKVGKAIRQAGFDWVLLEELSALEKQKFQKIYKIKDVKNLKVVFRDKRASNLILSAITRNMESFISEFGHEEINKNRYLLTLMDAETFGHHRPGLEKFLFEIYEDKQISKVFISKLIKEFSVNEKIKIRPSTWSAEEQDFWLKKEKKHSFSLWSDPKNPIHKLQWDFTYFVIELVNKASKKQKHYKKTRMLLDKALHSDQYWWASARPWWSLEMIEQGAFDLKKVVLSITAIPKNKQAIAEDYYNQILGLAFKWQRQGKIRNAYREEYKTLKQKSFKKRVLAGQFNSMILEFEDEMNKAIKNKEFEKAIKWRDAIYKLKADTDIFDVLHVVDDLANHRNLPSLKDYWEYDVQDFSKFAKENFVSFNEKKFQTKQPKQLFDEIKLAFLKKEESHPLGFFRDKYNVFHICEVPSNYIEYYVGTKIWDAMSLLKFKKHKKYHSQGQCDYEYFNNKLKITINAQSLLNKFLILLKQSDISQGKYLKVAVLCEKNQYKPIFFSKNKQNQLIAIVPYKYSSKGVGIKYKIFNWVSKK; encoded by the coding sequence ATGAAATGGTCATTTTTTTTACATTTTTATCAACCATATAATCAACAAAAAGATATTTTAGAAAGAGTTGTTAACGAGAGTTATAGAAAAATTTTGTTAGGGTTGGCTAGAAATCCTAGCATGAAATTAAATCTCAATATAAATGCAGGGTTAACTGAGTTATTAGCTAAAAATGGTTATAATGATATAATTGAACAAATTAAAGATTGTGCTATTAAAGGACAAATTGAATTTGTTGGTTCAGCAAAATATCACCCCTTTTTGCCTCTTTTGCCGGTTAAAGAAATTAAAAGACAAATTGACATTAACACTAAAACAAATAAAAAATATTTTGGAAAAGTTTATAATCCAGTAGGATTTTTTTCTCCAGAAATGGCTTATAATACCAAGGTTGGCAAAGCAATTAGACAAGCAGGGTTTGATTGGGTTTTATTAGAAGAATTATCTGCTTTAGAGAAGCAAAAATTCCAAAAAATATATAAAATAAAAGATGTTAAAAATCTCAAGGTTGTTTTTAGGGACAAGAGGGCAAGTAATTTGATTTTGTCAGCAATTACTAGAAATATGGAATCTTTTATTAGTGAGTTTGGTCACGAAGAAATAAATAAAAATCGCTACCTTTTAACATTAATGGATGCAGAAACTTTTGGTCATCATCGACCAGGTTTAGAGAAATTCCTTTTTGAGATTTATGAAGATAAACAAATTAGCAAGGTTTTTATTTCTAAATTAATAAAAGAATTTTCTGTAAATGAAAAAATTAAAATTAGACCTAGTACTTGGTCTGCAGAAGAGCAAGATTTTTGGCTTAAAAAAGAAAAAAAACATTCTTTTAGTTTATGGTCTGACCCCAAAAATCCAATTCATAAGCTTCAGTGGGATTTTACTTATTTTGTGATAGAATTGGTAAATAAAGCTTCCAAAAAACAGAAGCATTACAAAAAAACAAGAATGTTATTAGACAAGGCATTGCATTCCGACCAGTATTGGTGGGCATCTGCTAGACCTTGGTGGTCTTTAGAAATGATAGAGCAAGGAGCATTTGATTTAAAAAAGGTGGTTTTATCAATTACAGCCATCCCTAAAAACAAGCAAGCAATAGCAGAAGATTATTATAATCAGATTTTAGGGTTGGCCTTTAAATGGCAAAGACAGGGGAAAATTCGCAATGCTTACAGAGAGGAATATAAAACATTAAAACAAAAATCTTTTAAGAAAAGAGTTTTGGCTGGTCAATTTAATTCAATGATTTTAGAATTTGAAGACGAGATGAACAAGGCAATTAAAAATAAGGAATTTGAAAAAGCGATTAAATGGAGGGATGCCATTTATAAATTAAAAGCAGATACAGACATATTTGATGTTTTACATGTTGTTGATGATTTGGCTAATCATAGAAACTTGCCATCATTAAAAGATTATTGGGAATATGATGTTCAAGATTTTTCAAAATTCGCAAAAGAGAATTTTGTTAGTTTTAATGAGAAAAAATTTCAAACCAAACAACCAAAACAACTTTTTGATGAAATAAAATTAGCATTTTTAAAAAAAGAAGAATCTCATCCCTTGGGCTTTTTTAGAGACAAGTATAATGTTTTTCATATTTGTGAGGTTCCATCTAATTATATCGAATATTATGTTGGTACAAAAATATGGGATGCAATGAGCTTGTTAAAGTTTAAAAAACACAAAAAATATCATAGTCAGGGGCAGTGTGATTATGAATATTTTAATAATAAACTTAAAATAACAATCAATGCTCAGAGTTTATTGAATAAATTTTTAATATTATTAAAACAAAGCGATATTAGTCAGGGTAAATATTTAAAAGTAGCTGTTTTATGTGAAAAAAATCAATATAAACCAATATTTTTTTCAAAAAATAAACAAAATCAACTGATTGCGATTGTTCCATATAAGTATTCATCCAAGGGAGTAGGCATAAAATATAAAATATTTAATTGGGTTTCCAAAAAATAA